One genomic segment of Methanobacterium spitsbergense includes these proteins:
- a CDS encoding PAS domain S-box protein: protein MKSLNVLLVTGDSTEAKKICETIESWGYNSPSVVKSTEKVLNIAYEFDVVLMDINFKTEFDNIIESELKFPLVYLKKDFENRKIDKNLFMEDYTILYVPFSFDEYKSSVEIAIYKQNILKEFRNDGKFSKEVLDAFHDSLFVIDTSGKILDINEASTKRLGRTKNDLVGSNYKDIIPPETAELRGKYIERTIRLNKIIEFEDIRDGTCFHHTLLPLSDNGIVKRIVVNSQDITKRKDDEKAFITINSYNRVLIDASIDPFITVNPNGEITDANKAVETVTGYNLKQVIGTNFSNYFTDPGYALEGFKKVFKNGFVENYPLKMMHKEGHIVYVLINASLYYDEKGEILGVFAAIRDITELKIAQKALKQANQYNRSLIEANIDPLVTIGPDGKVTDVNKATEKVTGCSQNEIIGSDFSDYFTEPDKAKEGYEEVFRKGYVKDYPLEIQHFDGGITPVLYNASIYRDESGDVVGVFAAARDITKRKKIENELLRANRALRVIRYSDEVMTRATTEYELMNKICSVIVENGGYKFAWIGFAEYDEKKTIKPIASAGFDEEYLKKTRIYWADDEIGRGPGGNAIKTGNTIVCRDVTTNGTFSPWREEAKRHGFSSLIVLPLKMDGEVYGAMGIYAEEIDAFDPGEVKLLEELSNDLSFGLKAMRARFEKEKVERELRESEAKFRSFIETAEEGVWIIDEKAKTNYVNDAMLKILGYTRNEMMGHSFFEFMDDENKNYAKEKLERRKKGIGEKYDFKFIHKNGSSVWTIISAKPLYKNNKFIGSLGMLTDITKRKEMEEKLKKSLNEKEMLLKEIHHRVKNNLMVISSLLNLQSNYIKNKEDFDMFRESQNRAKSMALIHELLYRSDDLKSIDFGDYMRTLIKDLFNTYIHDPFRLKLNLDLQSLNLDINTSIPLGLIVNELVSNSMKYAFPDGREGEINISLRAEDGEYILIVGDTGVGIPDDIDFRNTDSLGLQLVNNLTQQIDGEIELNKKNGTEFTIKFEEASY from the coding sequence ATGAAATCGTTGAATGTTTTATTGGTAACAGGAGATTCAACAGAAGCAAAAAAAATATGTGAAACCATAGAGTCCTGGGGCTATAATAGTCCATCTGTTGTCAAATCCACTGAAAAAGTCCTTAATATAGCATATGAGTTTGATGTAGTATTGATGGATATTAATTTTAAAACGGAATTTGATAACATAATCGAGTCGGAATTGAAATTTCCTTTAGTTTATCTCAAAAAGGATTTTGAAAACCGAAAAATAGATAAGAATTTGTTTATGGAAGATTACACTATTTTATACGTTCCATTTAGTTTTGATGAATATAAGTCTTCAGTAGAAATTGCAATTTACAAACAAAACATTTTAAAAGAATTTAGAAATGACGGAAAATTCTCTAAAGAAGTTTTAGATGCTTTTCATGATTCTTTATTTGTAATTGATACTTCAGGCAAGATATTAGATATTAATGAAGCTTCAACCAAAAGATTAGGAAGAACTAAAAATGATCTGGTTGGTTCTAACTATAAAGATATTATTCCTCCGGAAACAGCAGAATTGAGAGGTAAATACATTGAAAGAACAATAAGGTTGAATAAAATAATTGAATTCGAAGATATTAGGGATGGAACTTGTTTTCATCATACATTACTACCTCTGTCAGATAATGGTATAGTTAAACGTATTGTTGTAAACAGTCAGGATATTACAAAGCGTAAAGATGATGAAAAAGCATTTATCACCATAAATTCATATAATCGAGTTTTAATTGATGCAAGTATAGATCCATTTATAACGGTTAATCCCAATGGCGAAATAACTGATGCTAATAAAGCAGTTGAAACTGTAACGGGGTATAATCTGAAACAAGTTATAGGAACTAATTTTTCAAATTACTTCACCGACCCAGGTTATGCATTAGAGGGATTCAAAAAGGTATTCAAAAATGGTTTTGTTGAAAATTATCCCCTTAAAATGATGCATAAAGAAGGGCATATCGTTTATGTTTTAATAAATGCTTCATTATATTATGATGAAAAAGGTGAGATATTAGGTGTTTTTGCAGCGATTCGTGATATTACTGAACTTAAAATAGCTCAAAAAGCATTAAAACAGGCAAATCAGTATAATCGTAGTTTAATTGAGGCAAATATTGATCCATTGGTAACAATTGGTCCTGATGGGAAGGTTACCGATGTTAATAAAGCTACTGAAAAGGTTACTGGTTGTTCTCAGAATGAAATTATTGGATCAGATTTTTCAGATTATTTTACAGAACCTGATAAGGCTAAGGAAGGTTACGAAGAGGTTTTTCGTAAAGGATATGTAAAAGATTATCCTCTTGAAATTCAGCATTTTGATGGTGGTATTACACCTGTTTTGTATAATGCTTCCATTTATAGGGATGAATCAGGTGATGTTGTCGGTGTTTTTGCTGCTGCAAGGGATATAACAAAACGTAAAAAAATTGAAAATGAATTGTTACGTGCTAATCGTGCACTTAGAGTGATACGTTACAGTGATGAGGTGATGACACGTGCAACAACAGAATATGAGCTGATGAATAAAATTTGCAGTGTAATAGTTGAAAATGGTGGCTATAAATTCGCATGGATTGGATTTGCTGAGTATGATGAAAAGAAAACTATTAAACCAATTGCATCAGCAGGATTTGATGAAGAATATCTCAAAAAAACACGTATATATTGGGCAGATGACGAGATTGGCCGTGGGCCTGGTGGAAATGCTATAAAAACAGGAAATACTATAGTGTGTCGTGATGTTACTACAAATGGCACGTTTTCACCGTGGAGAGAAGAAGCCAAAAGACATGGTTTTTCATCGCTCATAGTTTTGCCACTAAAAATGGATGGAGAAGTTTACGGTGCCATGGGTATTTATGCAGAGGAGATAGATGCATTTGATCCTGGAGAAGTGAAGTTGTTAGAGGAATTATCTAATGATTTATCATTTGGGCTTAAAGCCATGAGGGCTCGTTTTGAAAAAGAAAAGGTAGAAAGAGAATTACGTGAAAGTGAAGCAAAGTTCCGGTCTTTTATTGAAACAGCAGAGGAAGGGGTTTGGATTATTGATGAAAAAGCCAAAACGAACTATGTAAACGATGCTATGCTAAAAATATTAGGTTATACAAGGAACGAAATGATGGGACATTCATTTTTTGAATTTATGGATGATGAAAATAAAAATTATGCAAAGGAAAAACTTGAAAGACGTAAAAAGGGAATTGGGGAAAAATATGATTTTAAATTCATTCATAAAAATGGATCTAGTGTATGGACTATAATTTCAGCAAAACCTCTCTATAAAAACAATAAATTCATTGGATCATTGGGAATGTTAACCGACATAACAAAACGGAAGGAGATGGAAGAAAAGTTAAAAAAATCATTAAATGAAAAAGAGATGCTATTAAAGGAGATCCACCATAGGGTTAAAAATAATTTAATGGTTATTTCAAGTCTTTTAAATCTTCAATCAAATTATATTAAAAATAAAGAAGATTTTGATATGTTCCGGGAAAGTCAAAACCGTGCAAAGTCAATGGCACTTATCCATGAACTTCTCTACAGATCAGATGATCTTAAAAGCATAGACTTTGGAGATTATATGCGTACTCTAATAAAAGATCTTTTCAATACGTATATCCATGATCCATTCCGTTTAAAACTGAATTTGGACCTTCAAAGTTTAAATCTTGATATCAATACATCAATTCCTTTAGGGCTCATAGTAAATGAGTTAGTATCAAACTCCATGAAGTACGCATTTCCCGATGGAAGAGAAGGAGAGATAAATATTAGTCTGAGAGCAGAGGATGGTGAATATATATTGATTGTTGGAGACACTGGAGTGGGCATACCTGATGATATTGATTTTAGAAATACTGATTCTTTGGGGCTTCAGCTAGTAAACAATTTAACTCAACAAATTGACGGTGAAATAGAACTCAATAAAAAAAATGGCACAGAATTCACTATTAAATTTGAAGAAGCATCGTACTAA
- a CDS encoding TIGR00288 family NYN domain-containing protein: MRSFEKLSSLKDYIPLKRSESGGKNIGLLVDGPNMLRKEFSLNLDLVRDIIAEYGNMRVGKVLLNQYASDKLIEAIVNQGFTPIVVAGDTDVYMAVEAMELIYNPNIDIIALMTRDADFLPIINKAKENGKETIVIGAEPGFSAALQNSADSAIILKSENINKKNDKD; this comes from the coding sequence ATGCGCAGTTTTGAAAAATTAAGTTCCTTAAAGGATTATATTCCTCTTAAGAGGAGTGAATCTGGAGGGAAGAATATTGGTCTTCTAGTTGATGGCCCTAATATGTTAAGAAAAGAGTTCAGTCTTAATCTGGATTTAGTTAGAGACATAATTGCAGAATATGGAAATATGAGGGTTGGTAAAGTCCTTTTAAATCAATATGCTTCAGATAAATTAATCGAAGCAATAGTTAATCAGGGGTTCACACCCATAGTAGTTGCTGGAGATACTGATGTTTATATGGCGGTTGAAGCCATGGAACTTATTTATAATCCTAATATTGATATTATTGCTCTCATGACTCGTGATGCTGATTTTTTACCCATAATCAATAAGGCTAAAGAAAATGGAAAGGAAACTATTGTTATAGGTGCAGAACCAGGTTTCAGTGCAGCCCTACAGAATTCTGCTGATAGTGCAATCATTCTAAAGTCTGAAAATATCAATAAAAAGAATGATAAGGATTAA
- a CDS encoding TIGR03576 family pyridoxal phosphate-dependent enzyme, which produces MLVNSLVDEVNRRENALKIIKKILQTKGRNGFFDLTGLAGGFPILPEDKDLLETYAGSAVFEDAIQTLGKIHLGGEKILALNRTSSGIFAAIIALVKEGDEIVHYLPKSPAHPSIPRSAELVGATYKEFEDINDFKVGENTSLVFITGSTMDHDVISKEDFLKVIEISKSLEIPVFVDDASGARLRTIVYKQPRAMDMGADIAITSTDKLMGGPRGGLMSGKADIMIQVKSKAHQFGLEAQSPLVAGMVRALENLSPEIILEAFINKHDLYNALKNNFKHVKETPTGLMLTPESLKLELTDRGIKTDLSPTDLAFLFAMLLLRNNGIITIPAVGMPGASATIRIDLASNDAARITTEEIVKSFLDTLSNLVNIIDDTDACNAVLYK; this is translated from the coding sequence ATGCTTGTTAATTCTTTAGTTGACGAAGTTAATAGGAGAGAGAATGCTCTCAAAATTATCAAAAAAATACTGCAGACAAAGGGAAGAAATGGATTTTTTGATCTTACAGGGTTAGCTGGTGGATTTCCAATATTACCCGAGGATAAAGATCTTCTTGAAACTTATGCTGGATCCGCAGTATTTGAAGATGCAATCCAAACACTTGGAAAAATTCACTTAGGTGGGGAAAAGATTTTAGCTCTCAACAGGACTAGTTCTGGTATATTTGCAGCTATTATTGCACTTGTAAAAGAAGGTGATGAAATTGTTCATTATCTCCCTAAATCACCAGCCCACCCATCCATACCAAGAAGTGCAGAACTTGTTGGTGCAACCTACAAAGAATTCGAAGATATCAATGATTTTAAAGTGGGAGAAAATACTTCGCTTGTTTTTATAACAGGATCCACCATGGATCATGATGTAATTTCCAAAGAAGATTTTTTAAAGGTAATTGAAATTTCAAAGTCATTGGAAATTCCTGTTTTTGTAGATGATGCTTCTGGAGCCAGACTACGTACAATTGTATACAAACAACCTCGTGCAATGGATATGGGCGCGGATATTGCTATTACTAGTACTGATAAATTGATGGGTGGTCCAAGAGGAGGATTAATGTCGGGAAAAGCTGATATTATGATTCAAGTTAAATCAAAGGCCCATCAGTTTGGTTTGGAAGCCCAATCACCATTAGTTGCAGGTATGGTTAGAGCTCTTGAAAATTTAAGCCCTGAAATAATTCTCGAAGCATTCATAAATAAACACGATCTTTACAATGCTTTAAAAAATAATTTCAAACATGTTAAAGAAACTCCGACAGGGTTGATGTTAACTCCAGAATCTCTTAAATTAGAATTGACAGACAGGGGAATAAAAACAGATCTAAGTCCGACTGATTTGGCTTTTCTCTTTGCAATGTTGTTATTAAGAAATAATGGCATAATAACTATCCCTGCAGTGGGTATGCCTGGTGCATCTGCTACTATACGTATAGATCTAGCTTCAAATGATGCGGCAAGAATAACAACAGAAGAAATAGTGAAATCCTTTTTAGATACTCTTTCCAATCTGGTTAATATCATTGATGATACCGATGCATGCAATGCAGTACTTTACAAATAA
- the rtcA gene encoding RNA 3'-terminal phosphate cyclase, which produces MIEVDGSYGEGGGAVLRIATALSAVTSKPVHITNIRSGRPKPGLMPQHLNAVKAVADLSRASISGLELGSTELFFSPNQLIGGDFKIDIGTAGSITLILQAFMVPAVFADSPVKITIIGGTDVRWSPSIDYLINVTLPVLKLMGYDAKPKLVQRGHYPRGGGIFELEIDPVKKLRPLNLCELNFNSINGISHAVKLPEHVAVRQANSAEEILSKAGYKSKIEIYHSQRAMGPGSGILLWTNGITSVSGSSIGEPGKKAEIIGYEAANDILYNISRKSAVDRYMGDQIIPYLALAGDSTIKTSELTQHAVTNIHVTEKFIDKKFHIKGSMGESAIISVN; this is translated from the coding sequence ATGATCGAAGTTGATGGATCATACGGTGAAGGTGGAGGAGCTGTTCTTAGAATTGCAACGGCATTATCAGCTGTAACATCTAAACCAGTTCATATTACTAATATACGTTCTGGAAGACCAAAACCAGGACTTATGCCTCAACATTTGAATGCTGTAAAAGCTGTTGCAGATTTATCAAGAGCATCAATTAGTGGATTGGAATTAGGTTCAACTGAACTGTTTTTTAGTCCCAATCAACTGATAGGGGGAGACTTTAAAATCGATATTGGAACCGCGGGCAGTATAACTTTAATACTCCAAGCTTTTATGGTACCTGCAGTTTTTGCTGACAGCCCTGTGAAGATCACAATTATTGGAGGTACCGATGTTAGGTGGTCTCCAAGTATAGATTACCTCATAAATGTTACCTTACCGGTTTTAAAATTGATGGGATATGATGCAAAACCTAAACTGGTACAGAGAGGGCATTATCCTCGTGGAGGGGGAATTTTTGAACTTGAAATTGATCCAGTTAAAAAATTGAGACCATTAAACTTATGTGAATTGAATTTTAACAGCATCAATGGAATTTCCCATGCAGTTAAACTTCCAGAACACGTAGCAGTGAGACAGGCAAATAGTGCTGAAGAGATATTGTCAAAAGCAGGTTACAAATCAAAAATTGAAATTTATCATTCTCAAAGGGCTATGGGGCCAGGTTCTGGTATTTTATTATGGACAAATGGAATAACTTCTGTAAGTGGAAGTTCAATAGGAGAACCTGGTAAAAAAGCCGAGATAATAGGCTATGAAGCTGCAAATGATATTTTATATAATATTTCAAGGAAGTCTGCAGTTGATAGATATATGGGTGATCAGATCATTCCATATCTTGCACTTGCAGGTGATTCAACTATTAAAACATCTGAACTTACACAGCATGCTGTTACCAATATCCATGTGACTGAGAAGTTTATTGATAAAAAATTTCATATTAAAGGATCAATGGGTGAATCTGCAATTATTAGTGTGAATTGA